In one Winogradskyella sp. MH6 genomic region, the following are encoded:
- a CDS encoding CAP domain-containing protein, producing MKAKKLLPLLAIVALLGFTSCSTDSAAEDQINSIEVPVAPQAKQIEIEIMELINAYRINQGLNPLNDHSTVKAVASTHTDYMVEVNNVSHDNFFQRKQSLQINASANIVSENVAYGFSSAESVVNAWLNSASHRENIEGDFTDFDISAEKNNEGKWYFTNIFIKR from the coding sequence ATGAAAGCTAAAAAGCTATTGCCATTATTGGCTATCGTTGCCCTCTTAGGCTTTACATCTTGTTCTACAGATAGTGCTGCTGAGGATCAAATTAATTCTATTGAAGTGCCTGTTGCCCCACAGGCTAAGCAAATAGAAATAGAAATTATGGAACTTATTAATGCATATAGAATTAATCAAGGCTTAAATCCATTAAATGATCATAGTACAGTTAAGGCAGTTGCTTCTACGCATACAGACTATATGGTAGAAGTAAATAATGTGTCTCATGACAACTTCTTTCAGAGAAAACAGAGTTTACAAATCAATGCTAGTGCTAATATAGTGTCAGAAAACGTAGCATACGGATTTAGTTCTGCTGAGTCTGTAGTTAATGCTTGGTTAAATAGTGCAAGCCATAGAGAAAATATTGAAGGAGATTTTACAGATTTTGATATCTCTGCCGAAAAGAATAATGAAGGCAAATGGTACTTTACTAATATCTTCATTAAGCGTTAG
- a CDS encoding ribonuclease Z, which translates to MKLTILGCHSATPRTNTNPTSQVLEIKNHMFLIDCGEGTQVELRRNKVKFSRIKHIFISHLHGDHYFGLIGLVSTFRLLTRETELHIYGPKGIKEVITLQLKLSDSWTNFPLIFHELTSKESELIFEDDKVEVYTIPLKHRIYTNGFLFKEKENERKLNINAVIEANIDKAYYRKLKQGADVVNEDGILIDNTTVTKDPIPAKSYAYCSDTVYNEAIIPIIEKTTVLYHESTFLDKNENLCERTKHSTARQAGIIAKKANVETLILGHFSTRYNGYDEFKSEAKEEFDNVLLAKDGKSFEF; encoded by the coding sequence TTGAAACTCACCATTCTCGGCTGCCATAGTGCTACACCACGTACCAATACCAATCCTACATCTCAGGTTTTAGAGATTAAAAACCACATGTTTCTTATAGATTGTGGCGAAGGTACTCAGGTAGAGTTGCGCAGAAATAAAGTAAAATTTTCAAGAATTAAACACATTTTTATTTCGCATCTTCATGGCGATCATTATTTTGGTTTAATAGGTCTGGTAAGTACGTTTCGATTATTAACTCGCGAAACTGAGCTTCATATTTATGGCCCAAAAGGCATTAAGGAGGTGATAACTTTGCAATTAAAGCTTTCAGATTCATGGACAAATTTTCCTTTGATTTTTCATGAATTGACTTCAAAAGAATCCGAGTTAATTTTTGAAGATGATAAAGTAGAAGTTTATACTATTCCTTTAAAACATCGTATTTATACTAACGGATTTTTGTTCAAAGAGAAAGAAAACGAGCGTAAGTTAAATATCAATGCCGTTATAGAGGCTAATATTGATAAAGCTTATTATCGAAAATTAAAGCAAGGAGCTGATGTTGTTAATGAAGATGGAATATTAATAGATAATACAACTGTAACAAAAGATCCAATTCCTGCAAAGAGTTATGCATATTGTAGCGATACAGTTTACAATGAAGCTATTATTCCTATAATAGAAAAGACAACTGTTTTGTATCATGAATCTACATTCCTAGATAAGAATGAAAATCTATGTGAGCGTACCAAGCATAGTACAGCAAGACAAGCTGGAATCATTGCAAAAAAAGCAAATGTAGAGACTTTAATTCTCGGTCATTTTTCTACACGCTATAATGGTTATGATGAGTTTAAGTCCGAGGCTAAAGAAGAATTTGATAATGTACTTTTAGCAAAAGATGGTAAGTCTTTTGAGTTTTAG
- a CDS encoding OmpA family protein, with amino-acid sequence MKTRILVLTLIFSCSLSYAQTKLADKFFKNYGYIKAIELYEKAVENGDNSAHVLTRLGDAYYNNSNSEKAAYWYGEALKEHKKIDAEYLYKYIQSLRSIGNYQEADKWFKELSAAQQGDSRLKGYNPDEVDLYAKLTSKNDVIVKVENLSLNSENSDFGSYIFEDKLYFASARGGDGKVYNWNKEPFLDLYEVSLSEEDGVVTYGSTTELPENINSEYHEASVAITNDGKTMYFTRDNVNKRNRLKYDKKGTTHLKLYKATLENDQWTNVTELPFNDEVFSTGHPALSPDNKTLYFVSDREGGLGQSDIYSVAINEDGSYGKPENLGEKVNTEGREMFPYVAKDSTLYFSSDGHLNLGLLDIFKSNILKGIRNEPENMGAPYNSGYDDFAFFINSETEQGYFSSNRPGGKGSDDIYSFNAKECKEVISGVARDSKTNIILSGVTVRLIDETGKVIEEIFTKDGGDYTFTVDCNKTYTVVGNKPDYKDDQKIITTTIENEKINSVDLSLEPLIIDNQIVINPIFFDFDKWNIRTDAQYELENIVDVLRKHPTMIIKIESHTDSRGGDRYNMKLSDRRAKSTRDYIISRGIDASRIESAIGYGETQLLNKCSNGVKCTEEEHQLNRRSYFYIVNE; translated from the coding sequence ATGAAAACAAGAATATTAGTTCTAACACTTATCTTTAGCTGTTCGTTATCGTATGCGCAAACGAAGTTAGCTGATAAATTCTTTAAGAATTACGGTTATATAAAGGCTATTGAACTTTATGAAAAAGCTGTAGAAAACGGAGACAATAGTGCCCATGTACTCACGCGTTTAGGTGATGCATACTATAATAATTCTAACTCAGAAAAAGCAGCATATTGGTATGGAGAAGCTTTAAAGGAGCATAAGAAAATAGATGCTGAATATTTATATAAATACATTCAGTCGCTTAGAAGTATTGGTAATTACCAAGAAGCCGACAAATGGTTTAAAGAGCTTAGTGCTGCACAGCAAGGTGACAGTAGACTTAAAGGTTATAATCCTGATGAAGTAGATCTTTATGCTAAACTGACTTCTAAAAATGACGTCATAGTTAAAGTTGAAAATCTATCTTTAAATTCTGAAAATTCAGATTTTGGATCTTATATTTTTGAAGACAAACTCTACTTTGCCTCTGCCAGAGGTGGTGATGGCAAAGTTTATAACTGGAATAAAGAACCTTTTTTAGATTTATACGAAGTTAGCCTTTCTGAAGAAGATGGAGTTGTAACTTATGGCTCTACAACAGAACTTCCTGAAAATATCAACTCAGAATATCATGAAGCCTCAGTAGCTATAACCAATGATGGCAAAACCATGTACTTTACTAGAGATAATGTTAATAAGCGTAATCGTTTAAAATATGACAAAAAAGGCACTACACATTTAAAACTTTACAAAGCCACTTTAGAAAATGATCAATGGACTAACGTTACAGAATTACCATTTAATGATGAAGTATTTTCAACTGGTCATCCTGCATTAAGCCCAGATAATAAGACTTTATATTTTGTATCTGATCGCGAAGGTGGACTAGGCCAATCTGATATTTATTCGGTAGCTATAAACGAAGACGGTTCTTATGGTAAACCAGAAAATTTAGGAGAAAAAGTAAATACTGAAGGACGCGAAATGTTTCCTTATGTAGCTAAAGACAGTACGCTTTACTTTTCTTCTGATGGCCATTTAAACTTAGGGCTTCTCGATATCTTTAAATCAAATATTTTAAAAGGAATACGAAACGAACCAGAAAATATGGGCGCACCATACAACAGTGGTTACGATGACTTTGCTTTCTTTATAAATTCTGAAACAGAACAAGGCTACTTCTCCTCTAACCGACCTGGAGGAAAAGGAAGTGACGACATCTATAGCTTTAATGCAAAAGAATGTAAAGAAGTTATTTCTGGAGTTGCCAGAGACAGCAAAACCAATATTATCCTTTCTGGTGTTACTGTTCGTTTAATTGATGAAACTGGAAAAGTTATTGAAGAAATCTTTACTAAAGATGGTGGCGACTACACATTTACAGTAGATTGTAATAAAACATATACCGTTGTTGGTAATAAACCTGATTATAAAGACGATCAGAAAATAATTACCACAACTATAGAAAACGAAAAAATCAATAGTGTAGATTTAAGTTTAGAGCCACTGATTATTGATAATCAAATTGTTATTAACCCTATATTCTTTGATTTTGACAAATGGAATATTAGAACTGACGCTCAATATGAGTTAGAAAATATTGTAGATGTTTTGCGTAAGCATCCTACAATGATTATAAAAATTGAATCTCATACCGATAGTCGTGGTGGTGATAGATATAATATGAAGTTGTCTGATAGACGTGCTAAATCTACAAGAGATTACATAATCTCTAGAGGTATTGATGCCAGCAGAATTGAAAGTGCTATTGGTTATGGAGAAACTCAACTCCTTAACAAGTGCTCTAATGGTGTAAAATGTACGGAAGAAGAGCACCAATTAAACAGACGTTCTTACTTCTATATTGTAAACGAATAA
- the pyrR gene encoding bifunctional pyr operon transcriptional regulator/uracil phosphoribosyltransferase PyrR, with the protein MSQKVLLNSKEVNIILHRLACQLIENHDDFSETVLIGIQPRGKFLADRLAQMLKEDYKIKNIQIGHLDITFFRDDFRRGDKPLEANTTEIDFIVEGKNVVFIDDVLYTGRSIRSALTAIQSFGRPNNIELLTLIDRRFSRHLPIQPNYKGRQVDAIDNQKVKVNWIENGGEDTVYLIDK; encoded by the coding sequence ATGAGTCAAAAAGTATTACTCAATTCTAAGGAAGTCAATATTATACTACACAGATTGGCTTGCCAACTTATTGAAAACCACGACGATTTTTCAGAAACTGTTTTAATAGGCATTCAACCAAGAGGTAAATTTTTGGCTGACCGTTTAGCACAAATGCTGAAAGAAGATTATAAGATTAAAAATATTCAGATAGGTCATTTAGATATTACATTTTTTAGAGATGACTTTAGAAGAGGTGATAAACCTCTTGAAGCAAATACAACAGAGATTGATTTTATAGTTGAAGGAAAAAACGTTGTTTTTATTGACGATGTATTATACACAGGTCGTAGTATAAGATCAGCGCTTACAGCAATTCAATCTTTTGGTAGGCCAAATAATATAGAATTACTCACTTTAATAGACAGAAGATTCAGTAGACATTTGCCAATTCAACCTAATTATAAAGGGAGGCAAGTTGACGCTATAGACAATCAGAAAGTAAAAGTGAACTGGATTGAGAATGGAGGAGAAGATACGGTGTATTTAATTGATAAATAG
- a CDS encoding aspartate carbamoyltransferase catalytic subunit: MSELSVKHLLGIKYLTKEDIDLIFETADQFKEVINRPIKKVPSLRDITIANLFFENSTRTKLSFELAEKRLSADVINFSASQSSVKKGETLIDTVNNILSMKVDMVVMRHPNPGAGVFLSKHVNASIVNAGDGAHEHPTQALLDSYSIREKLGSVKGKNVVIVGDILHSRVALSNIYALQLQGANVMVCGPKTLLPKYIKDLGVKVETNLRKALEWCDVANMLRVQNERMDISYFPTTREYTQQFGVNKELLDSLKKDIVIMHPGPINRGVEITSDVADSKQAIILDQVENGVAVRMAVIYLLASKIKQ, from the coding sequence ATGAGTGAACTAAGTGTTAAACACTTATTAGGAATAAAATATCTTACAAAAGAAGATATAGATCTTATTTTTGAAACTGCAGATCAGTTTAAAGAGGTCATCAATAGACCAATTAAAAAGGTTCCTTCACTTAGAGATATAACTATTGCCAATTTATTTTTTGAAAACTCTACGCGTACCAAGTTGTCTTTTGAATTAGCGGAAAAAAGGCTTTCAGCTGATGTTATAAATTTTTCGGCTTCACAATCTTCAGTAAAAAAAGGAGAGACTTTAATAGATACGGTTAATAACATTCTATCTATGAAGGTAGACATGGTGGTAATGCGCCATCCAAATCCTGGTGCTGGTGTGTTTTTATCTAAGCATGTTAATGCTAGCATAGTTAATGCAGGTGATGGAGCGCACGAGCATCCTACACAAGCACTGCTAGATTCATATTCAATAAGAGAAAAATTAGGTTCTGTAAAAGGGAAAAATGTCGTTATTGTTGGTGATATTTTGCATAGTAGAGTAGCACTTTCTAATATTTACGCTTTACAATTACAAGGAGCTAATGTTATGGTATGTGGTCCTAAGACTTTGTTGCCAAAATACATAAAAGACTTAGGAGTTAAGGTTGAAACCAACTTAAGAAAGGCTCTAGAGTGGTGTGATGTTGCTAATATGCTTAGAGTACAGAATGAGCGTATGGATATTAGCTATTTCCCAACAACACGTGAGTACACACAGCAATTTGGTGTAAACAAAGAATTGTTGGATAGTCTTAAAAAGGATATTGTAATAATGCATCCAGGACCAATAAACAGAGGTGTTGAGATTACAAGCGATGTGGCAGACTCTAAACAAGCTATCATTTTAGATCAGGTAGAAAATGGTGTTGCGGTTAGAATGGCTGTGATTTATTTGTTAGCTTCAAAAATAAAACAGTAA
- a CDS encoding ribonuclease Z: MIVDRDGNITIITQEKASVKTLVNNIEQAYDKYKNYHIIVNLSSLDKISLEDIIEFLRLSNNHRGDKNSFVIVTDKADLDQMPDEIAVVPTIQEAYDIIEMEDIERDLGF; this comes from the coding sequence ATGATTGTAGATAGAGACGGTAATATTACTATCATTACCCAAGAAAAAGCTTCGGTAAAAACCTTAGTAAATAATATAGAGCAGGCTTACGATAAGTATAAAAATTACCATATAATAGTTAATTTATCTAGCCTAGATAAAATCAGTTTAGAAGATATTATCGAGTTTTTACGACTTAGTAATAATCACAGAGGTGATAAAAATTCTTTTGTTATAGTAACAGACAAAGCCGATTTAGACCAAATGCCAGATGAAATTGCTGTAGTGCCAACCATTCAGGAAGCCTACGATATCATAGAAATGGAAGATATTGAACGCGATTTAGGGTTTTAA
- a CDS encoding PorP/SprF family type IX secretion system membrane protein, whose amino-acid sequence MKLSKSLSIVIFVLGVSATFAQQLPQFTQYMFNTISINPAYAGSRETFSAVGLHRSQWVGLEGGPETQTLSIHTPLRNEKIGLGLSFINDKLGYENFSYIYGDFSYTIQTGVNSKLAFGIKGGFTHYNLDEELLNDPSVVNDPFFNEVSNRWSPNVGAGLYWHSQRWYVGLSAPRILNTDYNNGRQGQLDYVALERISYYITGGYVFDLSETTKLKPSVLLKATNGAPLSFDISANFLFNETFWIGGGYRINENAAAIGGIADFQISKQLRIGYAYEYPISDIRPYTSGTHEVLLMFEVFKSKRIKSPRYF is encoded by the coding sequence ATGAAGTTATCTAAATCATTAAGTATTGTAATATTTGTACTGGGTGTTTCAGCTACATTTGCACAGCAGTTACCTCAATTTACACAATACATGTTTAACACCATTTCTATTAATCCGGCTTATGCTGGTAGTAGAGAAACATTCAGTGCTGTTGGCTTGCATAGAAGCCAATGGGTTGGATTAGAAGGTGGACCAGAAACCCAAACACTATCTATTCATACACCATTAAGGAATGAAAAGATAGGTTTAGGCTTATCATTTATAAATGATAAATTAGGTTATGAAAACTTTTCATACATATACGGAGATTTTTCATATACCATTCAAACTGGTGTAAACTCTAAATTAGCTTTTGGTATTAAAGGTGGTTTTACACACTACAATTTAGATGAAGAATTATTAAACGATCCTTCTGTTGTTAACGACCCTTTCTTTAATGAAGTTTCTAACCGCTGGAGTCCTAATGTGGGAGCTGGTTTATACTGGCATTCTCAACGTTGGTATGTAGGTCTTTCAGCACCTAGAATTTTAAACACGGACTATAATAACGGGCGCCAAGGTCAATTAGACTACGTTGCTTTAGAGCGCATTAGTTACTATATTACTGGTGGTTACGTATTTGATTTAAGCGAAACCACAAAGTTGAAACCTTCAGTTTTACTTAAAGCTACTAACGGAGCACCGTTATCATTTGATATTTCTGCCAATTTCTTATTTAATGAAACTTTTTGGATTGGTGGTGGATACAGAATTAATGAAAATGCAGCTGCCATTGGTGGTATTGCTGACTTTCAGATATCAAAACAATTACGAATTGGTTATGCTTACGAATATCCAATTTCAGACATAAGACCCTATACAAGTGGCACACACGAAGTATTACTCATGTTTGAAGTATTTAAAAGTAAACGTATAAAATCTCCTAGATACTTCTAA
- the pdxH gene encoding pyridoxamine 5'-phosphate oxidase, with translation MEKDLSNYRKSYEKGELLLDNISDNPIELFRDWFVEVDNHFNIDEANAMTVSTLGLDGYPKSRVVLLKKYTFEGFIFYTNYNSEKGKAIEANPNICLSFFWHAAERQVIIKGKAEKIAENMSDGYFESRPRGSQLGAIVSNQSEVVENRNVLEKKLKALEQKYEGKDIERPKHWGGYIVRPVEIEFWQGRPNRLHDRIRYQLQEDFNWKIERLSP, from the coding sequence ATGGAAAAAGACTTAAGTAATTACAGAAAATCCTACGAAAAAGGTGAGCTACTTTTAGATAATATTTCAGACAATCCTATCGAATTATTCAGAGATTGGTTTGTAGAAGTAGATAACCATTTTAATATAGACGAGGCCAATGCTATGACAGTATCTACCTTGGGACTAGATGGTTACCCTAAGAGTAGAGTAGTGCTCTTAAAAAAGTACACCTTTGAGGGGTTTATTTTTTACACCAACTACAATAGCGAAAAAGGAAAAGCAATAGAGGCTAATCCAAATATTTGTTTATCCTTTTTTTGGCATGCTGCAGAGCGACAAGTTATTATTAAAGGTAAAGCGGAAAAAATAGCAGAGAATATGAGTGATGGTTATTTTGAGTCGCGACCTAGAGGCAGTCAATTAGGAGCAATAGTATCTAACCAGAGTGAAGTTGTTGAGAACAGAAATGTACTTGAAAAAAAATTAAAAGCACTGGAACAAAAATATGAAGGAAAAGATATTGAACGACCAAAACATTGGGGAGGCTATATAGTAAGACCAGTTGAAATAGAATTTTGGCAAGGAAGGCCAAACAGACTGCATGATAGAATCCGTTACCAATTACAAGAAGATTTTAATTGGAAAATAGAACGACTTTCTCCGTAA